A window of Grus americana isolate bGruAme1 chromosome 21, bGruAme1.mat, whole genome shotgun sequence contains these coding sequences:
- the LACTBL1 gene encoding LOW QUALITY PROTEIN: putative beta-lactamase-like 1 (The sequence of the model RefSeq protein was modified relative to this genomic sequence to represent the inferred CDS: substituted 1 base at 1 genomic stop codon): protein MRRDLXAAMDGLQLRQASSSRSLLKLTVMEVKWIHVLVIFFFLLSVAMTGCFLWQYTLPKVEPSPSVMEVRSEAVQMCPRYPEPVPLDHPIPILKDALEKVDMMLRQKIHISGLPAMSAIVIYNDTVLWTGNFGKKNGSDPSSVVPNEYTIYRIASVSKIFPTIMLYKLWEEGKVTSLDDPLERYAQNFVIKNPLGRLKESEQRYTADGLIFLEKGSMPLKPSPVTLRRMASQLSGLPRRLRSTSLLWKGNTQDALALLKDDVLVADPGTRCHYSNLAFSLMAHVLADHAAEGQYQRWISENILDRLGMEDTGFDITPPIRSQMAVGFYGSRQLAPLYDLGWYRPSGQMYSTAADLAKLAMVFLGTYHRRLLEPDTVKTMLTPLFKCSTEYFANKTGTPWEINEQLGYDVIRKDGDLDGYSATFSLIPKLRLSFIVLMAGPRPQGGDIVTQTFEYLIPAMETAFREAEKSLIPPPSPGPYVGYYTYSNLTFYEIKVGPGGVLVMQQFGPHVEELIPEKYRTIKLHHLEDRVFQVVFDKEFPCVLHLGSASISLETQNGQLFNFYPFDRKGLSPGFDAPGLNTYNVVRVLRKPVFYS, encoded by the exons CAAGCATCCAGCAGCCGGAGCCTCCTCAAGCTCACTGTTATGGAGGTGAAGTGGATTCACGTGTTGGTCATCTTCTTCTTCCTGTTGTCTGTTGCAATGACAGGCTGCTTTCTGTGGCAGTACACCCTTCCCAAGGTGGAGCCCA gCCCATCTGTGATGGAAGTGAGATCAGAAGCTGTGCAGATGTGCCCCCGCTATCCTGAACCAGTACCACTGGACCACCCAATCCCCATTCTGAAGGATGCATTGGAGAAG GTAGATATGATGCTGCGCCAAAAGATTCATATCTCTGGTCTCCCTGCCATGTCTGCCATTGTTATCTACAACGACACTGTGCTCTGGACAGGCAACTTCGGGAAGAAGAATGGTTCGGACCCCTCCTCAGTGGTGCCCAATGAGTACACTATTTACAG AATTGCCAGTGTCTCCAAGATCTTTCCCACCATTATGTTGTACAagctgtgggaggaaggaaaagtcACATCTCTTGATGACCCATTGGAACGTTACGCCCAGAACTTTGTTATTAAGAACCCTCTGGGAAGGCTCAAGGAATCAGAACAGAGATACACAGCAGATGGGctgatttttctggaaaaaggcTCAATGCCACTTAAGCCATCACCTGTTACCTTGCGCAGAATGGCCAGCCAGCTGTCAG GTCTGCCCAGGAGGCTGAGATCTACCAGCCTGCTGTGGAAGGGCAATACACAAGATGCTCTAGCTCTCCTGAAAGATGACGTCTTGGTTGCTGATCCAGGAACCAG ATGCCACTACAGCAATTTGGCCTTCTCACTGATGGCACACGTGCTAGCCGACCATGCAGCTGAGGGGCAATACCAGCGCTGGATCTCGGAGAACATCCTGGACCGCTTGGGCATGGAGGACACTGGCTTTGACATCACACCACCAATCCGCTCCCAGATGGCTGTGGGTTTCTACGGCAGCCGGCAGCTGGCCCCTCTCTATGATCTCGGGTGGTACAGGCCTTCTGGCCAGATGTACTCCACAGCTGCTGACCTTGCCAAGCTGGCAATGGTCTTCTTAGGCACCTACCACCGTCGTCTCCTAGAGCCTGACACAGTCAAGACGATGCTGACCCCTCTGTTTAAGTGCTCCACTGAATACTTTGCTAACAAGACCGGCACACCCTGGGAGATTAATGAGCAATTGGGATATGATGTCATTAGGAAGGACGGAGACCTTGACGGTTATTCAGCTACCTTCTCTCTTATCCCCAAGCTCCGCCTGAGCTTCATTGTGCTGATGGCAGGGCCCAGGCCTCAGGGTGGAGATATTGTGACTCAGACATTTGAGTATCTTATTCCTGCCATGGAGACAGCAttcagagaggcagagaaaagctTGATTCCTCCTCCAAGTCCAGGCCCTTATGTTGGCTACTACACCTATTCCAACCTGACTTTCTATGAGATTAAAGTTGGACCTGGTGGAGTGCTGGTCATGCAGCAGTTTGGGCCTCATGTGGAAGAGCTGATTCCTGAAAAGTACCGGACAATCAAGCTCCACCACCTGGAAGATCGCGTTTTCCAAGTTGTTTTTGACAAGGAGTTCCCATGTGTTCTGCACCTGGGCTCTGCCTCCATCTCACTGGAGACCCAAAATGGGcagctttttaacttttatCCATTCGATCGCAAGGGTTTGTCTCCTGGCTTTGATGCACCAGGGCTGAACACATACAATGTGGTGCGTGTACTTCGTAAACCTGTATTCTATAGCTAA